GGGATCGAGGGCTTTGTCCTGCGCGATGAGTGCGAGGAGTGCGGCTTTTTGGTCGGCGGCGAGGAGGGCTTTGACGCGCTCGAGGCCGAGCTTCTCGACAGAGCCGCCACCTTTGGAACCGGCCCAGGCTTCGAAGGCGGCGACTTTGGCTTTGAGGGCGGTCCAGTCGGCTTCAGTGAGGCTGGTCTTGGCGGAACCGAACACGGGTGTGACGGCGGTGGCGTGAAGCGTCACGAGGGCGGCGGCCCAAGCGGGGTTGACGGCGGCGAGCAGAGGGAGCGGTTGGTCGGCCGCGATGCGCGCCAAGGGGAAGCCAGCGACTTCCTGGGTGGTGATGGAGAGGTCTTGCGCGGCGAGAGCGAGGTATTCGGTCTCGGAGCGATTGAGCGCGGCGAGGGCGCGGGCGTCGTAGGCGGCGAGGCGGGTGCGAGAGAAATAATCGTCCACCTTGGTGCGCACGGCCTGGATGGCGGTGAGGGCGGCGGAGGTATCGGCGCCGAGAGCGAGGACGTCGGCGGAGGCGCCTTTTTCGGACCACGCGGCGAAGGCGGTGAGGTCGGCGTAAAAGGTGGCGACGCGGGATTCGTCGATACCGGAGGCACCGGAGCGATCGGTGGTGCCGCCGATGGTGCCGACGATGTCTGCGACGAGGAGCTTGAGAGCTTCGTCGGTGGTGGAGTCGGGAGTGATGACTCCATCGCCATTGAAAGGCGTGGAAGAGAAGATGCGGGCGGTATCGGAGGCTTGGGCGAGGGTGATCTCGGTGGCCTCGGGCTGGCCGAAATTAGAGAGAATGCGTTTGGCGGCGATGAGGGCGGACTTGCCTTCAGGGGTGGAGGCTTTGAAAGCGGCGAGGGGCAGGGCGTCTTTGCGGCGCAGGAGAACGCCGAGGTCTTCGAGATGCAGGGCGGCCCAATCGATGGCGGCGAGCAACTCGGGGACGCGGATGCGCCCGTCTTTATCGGTGTCGATGAGCGCTAGAGTTTTCTCGTCGAGCTCGAGACCTTTTACGGGGCAGCTCAGAGCGACCCAGAGTTTTTGATCCAAGTCTTTCAGCGCGACCAGATCGGCGCCGGATTCGATAGCAACTTGGTCGAGACCGCCGATGCGGAAGAATTTCCAGACGTGTGAGGTGGCCATGGATAAATTTAAGTCGCGGCAGTATTGTCTGCAGCTGAGCACTGGCAACAGCTTTACGGGGCGGGCGGTTGGGGAGTTTTACGATGCACACGGTGCAGCTGCCAGGAGTTCCAGAGGTTGTGCCAGAGGATGTAGCAGGTGGGCCCGAGGGCGACCAGCGGGCTGGCGTAGGTCAATGCGAGGAAGAGCGTGAAACTGGTGTTCTTCTGGCCGAGCGACTGGCTGGCTTCGGGACCGTAGATGCGTCCGCCGATCCAGCGACCCAGCGCGAAATTGGCGGCGCAGATGAGGATCGTGACGGCGGCAATCTCCACCAGCATCAGGCGCGAAACATCGGCCTGAGTGCGCAGGAAGTGCGAGGCGTTGGCCATTACGAGGAAGAGCGTCATGACCCAGGCGCCGAAGGAAACGTCACGCAGTCGGGCGGGCCACTGAACCGCGGACGGATAAATTCGTCGCACGATGAGCGCCAGCGCCATGGGAGTGAAAATGAGCAGCGCCACGGTGCCGGTGACGCGCAGGAACAGCGTGGCATCGACCTCGCCGAGCACCCACGGCAGGAGCACGGGAAGCAGCGCGGCGACGACGAGATTGGTGACCAAAAAAGCCGCAGTCACATAGGTGACGTCACGCCGCATGAAGCTGATGATGACCGGGGCCGCCGCGGCGGTGGGCGCGATACCCGCGAAGAAACCGGCGAGTCCCACCTCGCGCCCGCCGACCAGCCAGCCGAGCGCGAGTCCGGCGAAGGCCATGAAGAGATTGGCCGCGAGCAAAAGCAGATGGCTGCGCTGGAGGCTTTGGCGCGTCCAGTTCGTGCACAGGAAAACCAGAAAAAGCATGCCCATGATCAACCACTGGATCGCTCCCGAGAAAGCATGCGCCTGCGGAATCAGCGCCCCGAGAAGGAAGGCGACCAGAATGGCGGCGGTGCGGGCGAGGCCGGAGAACATGGAGCCGCCAGTGGTAGCGGAGTTAATTTTTAACGCAAAGACGCAAAGGCGCGAAGCGCGGAAAATTAAGATAAGAGGTGGAGACGAAGCGGCGGTTAACGTCCGCTGAGATCAAGCAGGCTGGCGCGAATATTATTGGCGGGAACGGCGTCGATCATGTCGTCGGGCGTGCCGAGTAATGTCGTCATGCTGATCGGCGCGGCGGCGGTGGCGGCGTCGATGGGGAGCGACAAAGTCGTGCTTTGACCCGCGCCCAGGTTGCCGAGCACATAAGCGACGGGCGTCTGCTTATTGAGGGTGACGCTCAAAGTGCCGGCGCGCACCTCATGCTGACTGCGGTTTTGGACAACGACTTCGAGCGAGGCGGTCTCGGGATTGTAGTGATGGCTGGATACGGCGACATCGACGCGGGACCGATCATTGCGTGCGAGGGCCCAGCCGAGGTTGAGCGTGCCGTAACCGTAGTTGGCATCGGTGCCGGCGGCGCCGCCGTCGTCGGCGTGGGTTTGCAAGATTTCGACGGCCTGCACGGCGGTAAGCCCGGGCGACTGCGACATGAGGGCGGCCAGTGCACCGGAGACGATGGGCGCGCTCGCCGAGGTGCCGCTAAAGAGGGTGCGCTCGTTATTGAGGCTGGCGGCCTGGATGCCGATGCCGGGCGCGGTGAGGTGAAGTTGCGCGCCGGAGTTGGAGAACGAGGCCTGGCGGCCGGTGGCATCGGTCGAGCCGACGGAGATGACGCGCGGATCGGCGGCGGGCCAGTGGAGGCGGCCCGCGCCGTCGTTGCCGGCGGCGGCCACGATCACCACGCCCTTGGCCTGCGCGTAGGAGATCGCGCGATTGATCGCCTCGGACGTGGAGTAGCCGCCGAGGCTGAGGTTGATGATCTGCGCGCCGGCATCGACCGCGGTGACGATGCCCTGCGTGACGGTGAAGATGTCGCTCTTGTCATCAGTATCAAATATTCGGATACTCAATATCGAAGCGGCGGGGGCGACTCCGGGCGCGTCCAGACCTGAGCCGGCGGCGAGCGAAGCGACGGCGGTGCCGTGAAGACCGGTCTTGCCGGTGCCCGCGTAGCCCAGGCCGATGTCGAGGTAGCGCAGGCGTGCGCCGAGCGTGGGATCGGGCAACGCGCCGCCATCCAAAACCGCGATGGTGACGCCGCGGCCCCACGCCGACGTGTCGGTGCCGGCGGGGATGCCCAAGGTGGCGAGGAGATTGTTGCCCACGGCGATCTGGCGGCTGGCGACGCGCTCCTCGGGCACCGGTGGCATCTGGACGAATAGGTTGGCACTGACTCCGCCGTAATCGGCGGCGCGGGCGAGGAGTTCCGCGGCAAAGGTATCATAAGCGCGAATGCGCACCCGCAGGATGTTGAGCGCATCGATGCGGCCGGCGACGATCACGCCGGATTGTGCGGCGCGGGTGAGAAAGCGGCCGTAGCCGTCGGCGTTCTTAAAGATGAGCACGGCCTCATGCGCGCGCACGGACGGATGGTTAAGGCGGGTGGAAAGTTTTTCCGAAAGTGCGGCGACGTTCGCGGCCCGGGCGAGGTTTTCGTCATTCGCGGCGGGAGCGTCGGGTGCCGTGAGCGTGGTGGTGGAGTCGGCGTCGCTCACGGTCGTCTCGATGGGCGCGGGCATGGGCTCGATGGAGCGATGCGTGAGAAAAAACAACACGACCAGAATGAGCAGCAGGCCGCCTGCAAGGGGGACGAAGGAAGGATTTCGGGAGCGGCTCATGAACAGGCGGTGCGAATCGGCTTGGGTAAAGGTGGGTGAAGGTGGCGAAACTTCAATCGCTAGACGCGGTGTGCGAGCCGAGGTTTCCACGGATGATTTATTGCTTTCGGAAGGGCGGATTGCAGCGTGCGTGCATGAAGAAGCTTTTCATGTGCATGGCGGTGGTGGCGTTGAATCTGCCGGCTTTCACGCATGCGGCGGCGCCGGGGACGGTCACGCAATGGTCGACCATCGATGCGTTGCTCAAGGGGCATTTTCAAGGCTCGGTGACGCTGGCCGAAGTGAAGCGGCACGGTGACTTCGGGCTGGGGACGTTTGAGGCGCTCGACGGCGAACTGATTTTGCTGGATGGGAAAATGTATCGTATCGACGGATACGGAAAAGTGAGCGAGCCGGCGGACACGGTGAAAACGCCCTTTGTGGCGGTCGCGGAGTTCAAGGCTGACATCAAGCTGGAGGTGCCGGCAGGGCTCACCCTTGCCGAAGTCCAGGCTCGGGTGGATGCGGTCCTGCCCTCGAAGAACGTGTTTTATGCGGTGCGCGTGATGGGGAAGTTTGACGAAGTGCGCACACGCAGTGTGTCCGGGCAGAAAGAACCGTATCCAACCCTCGCTGAAGCCGTGAAAACGCAGTCCTTGTTCACGATTGCGAAGACGGAAGGGACACTCGTCGGCCTTTGGTGTCCGACGTATGCGAAGACCCTGAATGTGCCCGGCTACCACTTCCACTATCTATCGGCCGACCGCACCGCCGGCGGCCACGTGCTCGGGCTGGTGACGGGTAAAGACGTGACGGTGCAAGTGGCGGTGTTGCGGCAGTTGGCCGTGAAGCTGCCTGAGCTGGCGACGTTTGATGCGCTGGATTTGACCGGCGACAACTCGAAGGTGCTGCACGCGGTAGAGTCGGAGCGGAAGTGAGCGCGGGCGCAGGGGAGGCGGAGTTATTAACGCAGAGGCGCGGAGATAAACGGATCGGACGGCTCTGCGCCTCTGTGTCTCTGCGTTAAAATGTCGGGTCAAAGCGACCAGTCGATGGGCGGGCGGTTGCGGGAGACGAGGAGTTCGTTGGCCTTGGCGAAGTGGCCGTTGGCGGCGAACTTTTGCTCGGGAGGCAGCCGGTTTTGCGCGAGGGGCGACGGGTGTTGGTCGGCCAGGATCATGTGGCGCGACGTGTCGATGTGCGGACGGGCCGAGACCTCGGCTTTGCCACCCCAGAGCATGAAGACGACGAACGGTGACTCGGCTTGAATGGTGCGCAGGAGGGCTTGGGTGAACGCCTGCCAGCCGAGTTTGGCGTGGCTCATGGGTTCGCCGGAGCGGACGGTGAGAATGGTGTTGAGCAACAGCACGCCTTGATGGGCCCACGGTTCGAGATGACCGTTGGCCGGCGCTTTCCAGTCGGGAAAACTGCGGGCAAGCGAAGCGTAGATGGCCTTGAGCGACGCGGGGAGTTTGACGGACGGCGGCACCGAGAACGAAAGCCCGTGGGCGTTGCCGGGCGAGGGGTAGGGATCTTGTCCGAGGATGACGACCTTCACATCCGCCGGCCGGACGAGTTCGAGCGCGCGGAACAGATTTTCGCGGGAGGGAAAGACATCGGACGTCGCGTAGGCTTCGGAGACGGCGGCGGAGAGGGCTGCGAATTGTTCGCGCGTGTAGCCGTGTTCAAAGACGGAGTGCCAGGCAGAGGGGAGGCTTAGCGGAGAATGGGACATTTCAGAGCATTGAGAAGAGAGCACTCTTAACGTTTTGCCCATTCTGATTGTTCGGTGAGAGTCGGGACGTATTCGCCGATGCGGCATCCGGGAGGCAATGCATCCAGAATGTTTGATGTTTTCCCTTTGCCGTCGAAGCGGAGCAATTTGTCGTCGTCGGATATGAGGTTTCTGTAGAAGGCCACGTTTCCACCCATGAAGACGATATATCCGCCATCAGTTCCATACGGACTATGCTTTGCCCACGTTCCGTCGAGTTGAAGCCCGCGAGTCCATGCGATGGGCGTAGATGATGGCATTTCGTTGGTCAGCTTTCCAAGGGGGACGGCAATACAGGGTTTGATCTGGCGGAACAGGGGATCGAGTTGCCTCGGGTGAGAGTCGCCGGGCACTAAAACGGTGCGGGGCACGTCGGCAGAATCATTGAACGCCGGATCGACTTTAGATTGCCACATGGAGGCGACATCCAGTCCGCCTGATTCAGCTAGTTGACGGGCGAAATCCCAAACATGCGTTGCTTCTGGAAATCGATCATTATTCGACATCATGTAAATCAGACTGGCTTGTCCGATTTGACGGATGTTTGAGGAGTCTGGACCCCTTGGGACACTCTTAACACGACCTAACGTCGGGATGAGAATACCAGCCAGTAAGACGAGCAAGACTACGGCCAACAGAATAGTTGATAGGTAACTTTTAGGGGCGACGGGTTTCATGTGTGCAGTTCTTCAACAGGTCGGAATGATGATGGCTGCGAGAACTGTCAGGAGGATCGGCCAGAGAAGAATCGTGATTCCTCCGGGAATACCCTTGGTAAGACGGTAAACACTGATGACGAGGAACGGCCCCCATAGCAGTATTAGCGTGATGAGCGGTGTGTAGTTCCTTGCGCGTTCACTCAATGGTATCCGTGGGCCGTTCCAAGTCGCCTTTTCTTCGGGCGTTGGAATGTATTCGCCGATGCGCGTGCCGGGAGGCAGGGCCTCAAGGATGTTGTTCGTCGTGCCTTTGCCGTCATAGCGGACGAGTTCGCCGGCGGCAGTGGTGGAGCCGAGGTTTTTGAAATAACTGACGTTGCCCCCTAAAAACACGATGTGGCCTCCTTCGCCGCCGTAGGGACTGTGTTTGGCCCAAGTGCCGTCGGACTGTAGTCCTCGGGTCCATGCGATTGGTGTGCTGGCGGGAGCTGAGGTGGTGATTTTGCCTAAGACGACTGCAAAGCTGGGTTTGATTTGGCGGAAGGTGGGGCTGATCACTCGGGCGTTTCCTTTTACTGCTGGAGCGAGGACGGAGAGAGTGGACCTAGTGGTTGATTCAGTTGCTGGATCAATGCGGGATTGCCACATTCTGCCATTGTCGAGGATGTCGGATTCGGCGAGCAATCGGGCGTAGTCCCAGACGTCGGTGGCTTCTGGGAGGCGGTCTTTATGTAACTGTGCGTAGATGAGGCTGGCTTGGGCGATCTGGCGGAGGTTTGAGCCGTCGCTTACTTTGTAAGCGGGATGGGAGACGCGGCCGACCGTGGGGATGATAACGGCGGCGAGACCTAGTAGAACTAGGAGGAAAATAAGAGAGCGAAACGGGAGCGTTTTATGAAAGGGCTTTTTCATGGGGTGGCCTTTGGTTTGCATCAAGGCGGTGGGCTATGCGAGCAGGGAACTGGTTCCACGGTTGGAGCTCTGTGTGGTTCATATGGATCTCACTTCCGGTTGCCCGTTTTGGCCGATTAAGAATGGGCTGATTGCGAATTATCCTCCGCTGGAGGCTGACGTTTCGTGCGAGGTGGTGGTGATCGGTGGCGGGATCACGGGGGCGTTGGTGGCGTATCATCTCGCGGAGGCGGGCGTCGATGTCGTCGTTCTGGACAAGCGTGACATGGGAACCGGCAGCACTTCGGGGAGCACTGGGTTGCTGCAATATGAGATCGATACCCCGCTGCATAAACTCATCGGCATGGTGGGCGAGGATCACGCCGTGCGGAGTTATCTGCTATGCCGCGATTCACTCAAAAAAATCAAACGCCTGACGAAGCGGATCGGTGATTCGTGCGGGTTTGAAAAAAAGGAGAGCCTTTATCTGGCGAGCACGCCACGTGATGTGGCAGGGCTGCGAAAGGAATTCGAGGCGCGGGAAAAACACGGGCTCGATGTGGCGTGGTGGGATTGGGAAAAAATCGCGGCGGAGAGCAGCTTAAACCACGAGGCGGCGATCTGGTCGAAGGATGCGGCGCAGATCGATGTGTATCGTTTCACACAGTTTCTCCTGCTGGCTGCGCAGAAAAAAGGGGCGCGGCTCTATGATCGCACACGGGTGACAAGTCGGGTGATGAAACCGCGTGGCGTGGAGTTGCTGACGGAACGCGGTGCGCGCGTGCGGGCAAAGAAGCAGGTGATGGCGACGGGTTACGAGGCGCAGGAATATCTGCCTGAAAAAGTCACCGAGATGGCGAGCACGTATGCGTTGGTGAGCGAGCCGTTGAGCGAGATGAAGGGCTGGCCGGGCGGCCGGTTGATCTGGGAGACGGCGCGCCCGTATTTTTATCTGCGCACGACGGTGGATGGCCGGGCGATCATCGGCGGTTATGACGAGCCGTTTCGAAATCCCAAGGCGCGGGATGCGTTGTTGCCGGCGAAGACGGCGGCGTTGGTGCGGAGGTTCCGTCAGCTGTTTCCCAAGATCACGTCATTCGAGAGTGCCTATGCGTGGACGGGGACGTTTGGCGGAACGAAGGACGGGTTGCCGTATATCGGCGGGCATGCGGCGCGTCCGCATACATATTTTGCGCTTGGATACGGAGGAAACGGAATCACCTACAGCGTGATCGCGGCGGAGATCATCCGGGATCTGTATTTGGGGAAAGAGAACCGCGATGCGGAGATTTTTCGTTTTGGTCGGTGAAGATCCGGAGGAGAGGCGGATTTTAACGCAGAGGCGCAGAGGCGCGGTGAGAAGCCAAACAGGACGGAAGGAATGGTGCATAAAAACGCCGCCACCGGTGAAGGTGGCGGCGTTGAGAGGGCGGCGGCAGGGTTTCTTACGAAGCTTTGCGGTAGGTCGAGCCGTCGCGCAGCTGTTTGACGTGGTCGTGGGCGGCCTTCACGTCGGCGTATTGGCGGCTGATCAATTCCTGGGTGGGAAGATCGAGGTGGGTGGCCTCAAGGGCCTTGCGGTAAGCGGCCACGGCGGAATCTTCGCCACGCTCGGCTTCTTCGAGGACGGAGTGCGGCTCGTTGGAGGAGAGGGCGGATTTCAGGTTGATCCAGCCGCGGTGGATGCTGCCGCTGAGGCTGCCAGATGTTTCGACATCGGCGCCGAGACCGACCACGCGGGCTTGAAGCTCGGCGGCGAATTCGGCGCGCTGCTTGGCGTAGCGATCGAACACGCGGGCGAGCTCGGGAACCTTCACATCTTCAGCGGATGTCTTGAAGCCTTGCTGGCCGTCTTTGACGACTTCAATGAGGTCGTTGAGGGTCTTGATGGTGCTCTTGATATTGGAGTTCATGGTATTGGGATTTTACAGGGTTAAGGGTGTGGTCGTCGGGAGGCCCGTCACATGAGAGACATGAGACCGCGTCCTTTTGACGGTGGATGCGGCTATAAATGCCTAGGTCGTGCCAACTCTCCCAAGCTTCATATTATGAGATCCTTAAGGCTTTAATGGGGGATTCCACCAGTCGTTTGGACTGCACTCTGCAAGGCGGAGAAAATGCGTTCCGCTCATTTTGCCCGATGAAGGGCAAGCCGCGGACGGCTTACGGGAGCACGGTTACCGGCAGGCCGGTCCAGGCGAGGGAGAGGAGGGTGCGGGCGTCCCAATTGGCGAGGCGGAAGCAGCCGTGGGATTCG
This window of the Rariglobus hedericola genome carries:
- a CDS encoding S8 family peptidase, coding for MSRSRNPSFVPLAGGLLLILVVLFFLTHRSIEPMPAPIETTVSDADSTTTLTAPDAPAANDENLARAANVAALSEKLSTRLNHPSVRAHEAVLIFKNADGYGRFLTRAAQSGVIVAGRIDALNILRVRIRAYDTFAAELLARAADYGGVSANLFVQMPPVPEERVASRQIAVGNNLLATLGIPAGTDTSAWGRGVTIAVLDGGALPDPTLGARLRYLDIGLGYAGTGKTGLHGTAVASLAAGSGLDAPGVAPAASILSIRIFDTDDKSDIFTVTQGIVTAVDAGAQIINLSLGGYSTSEAINRAISYAQAKGVVIVAAAGNDGAGRLHWPAADPRVISVGSTDATGRQASFSNSGAQLHLTAPGIGIQAASLNNERTLFSGTSASAPIVSGALAALMSQSPGLTAVQAVEILQTHADDGGAAGTDANYGYGTLNLGWALARNDRSRVDVAVSSHHYNPETASLEVVVQNRSQHEVRAGTLSVTLNKQTPVAYVLGNLGAGQSTTLSLPIDAATAAAPISMTTLLGTPDDMIDAVPANNIRASLLDLSGR
- the budA gene encoding acetolactate decarboxylase; its protein translation is MKKLFMCMAVVALNLPAFTHAAAPGTVTQWSTIDALLKGHFQGSVTLAEVKRHGDFGLGTFEALDGELILLDGKMYRIDGYGKVSEPADTVKTPFVAVAEFKADIKLEVPAGLTLAEVQARVDAVLPSKNVFYAVRVMGKFDEVRTRSVSGQKEPYPTLAEAVKTQSLFTIAKTEGTLVGLWCPTYAKTLNVPGYHFHYLSADRTAGGHVLGLVTGKDVTVQVAVLRQLAVKLPELATFDALDLTGDNSKVLHAVESERK
- the ung gene encoding uracil-DNA glycosylase codes for the protein MSHSPLSLPSAWHSVFEHGYTREQFAALSAAVSEAYATSDVFPSRENLFRALELVRPADVKVVILGQDPYPSPGNAHGLSFSVPPSVKLPASLKAIYASLARSFPDWKAPANGHLEPWAHQGVLLLNTILTVRSGEPMSHAKLGWQAFTQALLRTIQAESPFVVFMLWGGKAEVSARPHIDTSRHMILADQHPSPLAQNRLPPEQKFAANGHFAKANELLVSRNRPPIDWSL
- a CDS encoding NAD(P)/FAD-dependent oxidoreductase, yielding MDLTSGCPFWPIKNGLIANYPPLEADVSCEVVVIGGGITGALVAYHLAEAGVDVVVLDKRDMGTGSTSGSTGLLQYEIDTPLHKLIGMVGEDHAVRSYLLCRDSLKKIKRLTKRIGDSCGFEKKESLYLASTPRDVAGLRKEFEAREKHGLDVAWWDWEKIAAESSLNHEAAIWSKDAAQIDVYRFTQFLLLAAQKKGARLYDRTRVTSRVMKPRGVELLTERGARVRAKKQVMATGYEAQEYLPEKVTEMASTYALVSEPLSEMKGWPGGRLIWETARPYFYLRTTVDGRAIIGGYDEPFRNPKARDALLPAKTAALVRRFRQLFPKITSFESAYAWTGTFGGTKDGLPYIGGHAARPHTYFALGYGGNGITYSVIAAEIIRDLYLGKENRDAEIFRFGR
- a CDS encoding ferritin-like domain-containing protein; this translates as MNSNIKSTIKTLNDLIEVVKDGQQGFKTSAEDVKVPELARVFDRYAKQRAEFAAELQARVVGLGADVETSGSLSGSIHRGWINLKSALSSNEPHSVLEEAERGEDSAVAAYRKALEATHLDLPTQELISRQYADVKAAHDHVKQLRDGSTYRKAS